The following are from one region of the Variovorax sp. V213 genome:
- a CDS encoding NAD-dependent epimerase/dehydratase family protein: MSEKIFVAGAAGAIGSALVPLLIEAGYTVYGSTRRAERAYALEARGARPVIVDVFDAEALRVALKRIAPMAVIHQLTDLPPDLDPKLMADAAHRNARVRSEGTRNLVAAALAADSRRLVAQSIAWVYAPGPLPHVEEHPLDLEAEGSRRVSVDGVAALERSVLGTPGITGTVLRYGQFYGPGTSNAVPKSVCPVHVEAAAWAAVLALRQAQGGVFNIAEDNPEISSEKAKRDLGWHASLRLRPLQGAAS, translated from the coding sequence ATGAGCGAGAAGATATTTGTCGCGGGTGCGGCCGGCGCCATTGGCAGCGCGCTGGTCCCGCTGTTGATCGAGGCCGGCTATACCGTGTACGGCAGCACCCGGCGCGCCGAACGCGCGTATGCGCTGGAGGCGCGCGGCGCACGTCCGGTCATCGTCGACGTGTTCGACGCCGAAGCTCTGCGCGTGGCGCTGAAGCGCATTGCGCCAATGGCCGTGATCCACCAACTCACCGACCTCCCGCCCGACCTCGATCCCAAGCTGATGGCCGATGCCGCACACCGCAACGCACGCGTGCGCAGCGAAGGCACGCGCAACCTCGTGGCCGCGGCACTGGCGGCCGACAGCCGCCGGCTGGTGGCCCAGAGCATCGCCTGGGTCTACGCACCGGGGCCCCTGCCCCACGTCGAAGAGCATCCGCTCGATCTCGAGGCCGAAGGCAGCCGCCGCGTCAGCGTGGACGGCGTGGCTGCACTCGAGCGCAGCGTGCTCGGCACGCCGGGCATCACGGGCACGGTGCTGCGCTATGGCCAGTTCTACGGCCCCGGCACCTCGAACGCCGTGCCCAAGAGCGTGTGCCCCGTCCACGTGGAGGCCGCGGCCTGGGCGGCGGTGCTGGCGCTGCGGCAGGCGCAAGGCGGCGTCTTCAACATCGCCGAGGACAACCCCGAGATCAGCAGCGAAAAGGCGAAGCGCGATCTGGGCTGGCACGCATCGCTGCGGCTGCGTCCGCTGCAAGGAGCCGCGTCGTGA